The DNA segment GATCCTCGAGAGCGGCCTGGCTGCCCTGAATAACTGAAATTTCCCGAAATTCGCCCGATTTGACCCGGGTAATCGCCTGAGCGCGCCCTCATTGTGCGGCGCGCCGCTCTTTGCCTATACTGCGCCCGGCCCGACGGGCGCAGGCCCGCCATCGCCCAATTTTCCTCACCCCGACCAGCCGCTGGCCGGCAGCCTGGAACAACATGCGCGAATTTCGATTTTCTTTACTGACCATCGTTGCGACGTTTTTCCTCCTCATCGTGGGGGGGCTCGTTCACGGCACGGGATCGTCCCTGGCCTGCCCGGACTGGCCGACCTGTTACGGGACCTTCTTCCCCGAAATGAAGGGTGGGGTGTTTTTCGAGCACTCCCACCGCATTGTCGCCACGCTGGTCGGTGTTCTCACGATCACGCAGGCTGTGCTCATCTGGAAGACCCGCCGGGGCGAGCTGGTGGCCAAGCTCGCCATCGCCGCCGTGGGTCTGGTCATCTTCCAGGGCGTCCTGGGCGGGATCACGGTCCTCTATCAGCTTCCGACCTTCGTCTCGAGCGCGCACCTGGCGACCTCGATGATCTTCTTCTCGCTCACGATCCTGATCGCCTTCTTGCTGGCGCCGCCGGTGGAGGATGCAGGGCTTGCGCCCACGCCGCCGGGACTCAAAAAGTGGGTCGGCGCCGTGACCGTATTCGCCTATTTGCAGATCGTGCTCGGCGCGGTGGTGCGCCACACCCATGCGGGCCTTGCCTGCATCGACATCCCGCTGTGCAACGGCGCGATTTTTCCCGAAGGCGCGCCGGGGATTCTGATCGTTCACATGACCCACCGGTTGGTGGGCGTGCTGGTGGCGGTCGCCGTGCTTGCGCTCTCGGGACTCGTGCGCGCACGTGCCGGCGGCAACTCGGTGTTGCTCCGGGTGGGTGGTATTGTCCTGCCCATCCTGGTTGTCCTGCAGGTGACGCTGGGTTTCCTGAGCGTCAGTACCAGCCTGCAGCTCCACACCGTGACGGCGCACCTTGGCGGCGGCGCGTTGCTGCTGGCCACGCTGGTTTCCCTCTACCTTTTCTGCCGCCGCTACGAACCTCAGTCGCAGACGGCCTGAGCCAGAAAGTCCAAGAAACCCCATGAACTCCGTCGATCACGAAATCACCGCAGCACCCGGCCGGCAGGTCGAGGGTTCGCTGCTGGATTTCGTGGCGTTGGCCAAGCCGCGCATCCTGATGATGGTGCTCATCACCACCTCGGGCAGCTTCTGGCTCGCAGCCGGCGGCAGGGACTTTGAGCGTTTGCTCTACACGCTGGTCGGATTCGGCCTGGTGGTCTCGGGCGCCAACGCGCTCAACATGTATATCGAGCGCGATACCGATCGCCTGATGACGCGCACGCAGGGCCGCCCGCTGCCGGCCGGTCGCCTGCAACCGCGCATGGCGATGGTGTTCGGGCTGGTGATGATCGGCCTTGGATTTCCGATCGTGATCGCGCTCGTGAACCTGGTGAGCGCACTGGTGATCTTCGTCTCGCTGGGCCTCTATGTGCTCGTCTACACGCCGCTCAAGCGCCACAGCTCTTTCGCGCTGCTGGTGGGCTCGATTCCCGGCGCGGCGCCGCCGCTGGTGGGATGGACCGCAGCGACCGGTACGCTGGAGATCCCCGGCGACCTGCCGGGGCTGATTCTCTTTGCCGTGCTCTTCCTCTGGCAGGTGCCCCACTTCCTGGCGATCTCGCTCTTCCGCAAGGACGAATACGCGCGCGCGGGGCTGCAGCTACTCCCGCTGGAGATCGACGACGAGAGTGCCAAGCACCAGGCCATCTTCTACCTGCTGGCGCTCGTGCCGGTGAGCCTGCTGCTGGTTACGGTGGGTGCGGCGGGCATGATCTATCTGGCGGCGGCCCTTCTGGGCGGCCTGGTGTTTCTGGGTGTGGGGTTGCTCGGACTGCGAAAAAACGCGGGTGAGGCATGGGCCAGGCAGCTCTTCATTGTTTCCTTGCTCTATTTGACGGGTATTTTTGGCGCGTTGGTTCTCGACCAGATAGTCGGGTCGCGGCTGGCGCAGTTGGGATAATGATATGACGCAGAGTTCTTCACTTCTGGAAGTGCGCGATCTGGTTCGCTCCTACGGCGAACGGCGCGCGGTCGACGGGGTTTCGTTCTCCATCGGAAAGGCGGAGGTCTTCGGCCTGCTGGGGCCCAACGGCGCCGGCAAGAGCACGACCTTTCACGTGCTGACCGGGCTGCTGCGCCCGGACTCGGGCGTGTTCCTCTTTGAGGGCGCCGAGCGATCGATCAAGGACCGTGCGCTGCGCGCGCGGGTGGGCGTCGCCTTCCAGAAACCCAGCGTGGACATCAAGCTCACCGGACGTGAGAACCTGGCGTTGGGCGCTTCGCTCTACGCGGTGCCAAAGGCACAGGCCCGTCAGCGCATCGAGGACGCGCTGCAACGCTCGGGTCTTGCTGGGCGTGCCGACGAGCCCGTGGAGAACTACTCGGGCGGCATGCGCCGCCGGCTGGAACTGGCGCGCGTGCTGCTGAGCGATCCTGCGCTGGTGATCCTGGATGAGCCGACGCAGGGGCTCGACCAGGGTGCGTTTCGCAAGTTCTGGGAAGACCTGCTCAAGCTGCGCGACGAGCGCGGGCTGAGCATTCTGCTGACCACCCACGATCCCCAGGAAGCCGAGTACTGCGACCGCATTGCGATCATGGACCACGGCAAGATCATCGAGTGCGACACGCCCGAGAATCTTCGTCAGAAGGTTGGCGGTGACGTGATCGTGATTGAAGCAACCGACCTTCCGGCACTGGCGACCGAAATCGAAAAGCAGTTCTCGGTGAAACCGGTTGTGTCGGAGCTGGACCTGCGCTTCGAGCATGAGCGCGCCCACGAGCTGATCCCGCGTCTTGTGGAGGCGCTGCCCGCGGGCAGGCTTCGCAGCGTGGCAATGCACCGCCCGACGCTGGGCGACGTGTTCGTCAAGCTCACGGGCCGGTCGCTGGACGTGGATACCGATGCCAAAGAGGAGAGTGCAGCATGAGCAGTGAAGCCCGGCAGGTAGAACCCGTAGCGGCAATGAGCGCTCCGGCGGAGGTTTCCTCTCTGCGCTACGAACTGGCCACCATCGGCGTGCTCTGGTCGCGCGACTTGCGCCGTTTCTTTCGCCAGCGAAGCCGCATTGCAGGCGCGCTCATTCAGCCGCTCATCTTCTGGTTCGTGATCGGAAGCGGCCTCTCGGGGACCTTCCGTCTCCAGGGGGCCGAGGGCCTCGGGTACATGGAATACTTCTTCCCCGGCATCGTGGTGATGGTGGTGCTGTTTTCCTCCATCTTCACGACCATGTCGGTGATCGAAGATCGCGCCGAGGGGTTCCTGCAGGCCGTGCTCGCTGCGCCCGCTTCACGCGGGGCGCTCGTGCTGGGCAAGGCGCTCGGCGGCACGTCCATCTCGATGGTGCAGGTGGTGCTCTTTCTCGCGCTTTGTCCGCTCGCGGGATTCAAGCTTGGCGTGGTCGCGTGGCCCTATCTGATCTGGATGCTGTTTGTGACGTCCATGGGTCTTACGGGCGTCGGCTTCTTTATCGCCTGGTGGCTCAAGACGACGCAGGGATACCACGCGGTAATGAGCGTGCTGCTGCTGCCGGCCTGGATCGTCTCGGGTGCGATGTTCCCGCTTCCCGAAAACACGGGCTGGCTGGGACTGCTCATGCGCTTTAATCCAATGAGCTACAGCGTTGACGGTCTTCGGCACGGACTCTATGGACTGGACGCGGCGATTCCCGGCGCAACGCTGGGACTCTCGCCGATGATGGAACTGGGACTGGCGACGCTCTTTGCCGCGCTGGCCCTCGTCGCAAGTATCTGGATCTGCAATCGCAGCGAGTAGGAACGATTCCGGAGAGGCATCATGGAAGACAACAAGGAAGCACAAGAGGCGCAGGCCACAAGTCTTATCACACCGCTGCGTGTGGCGTTGGTGTTCGGCGCGATTCTGATTGTGGCACTTGGTTACCTGCGCATGCAGGAACCCCCGGTCGAGGAAATGCCAGTCTATTTCGAGATTCCGCAGTTCACCCTGACCGATCAGGACAGCGCAGACTTCGGGCGCAACTCGATGGAGGGGAAGATCTGGGTGGCGGATTTCATCTTCTCGAACTGCCCGGCGATCTGTCCGCTGCTGACCGCGAAGTTCAAGGCGCTCGAGCAGCAGACCGCTGATTGGGAGGGGACCAAGGGCGCCGAGCGTATTCGCTTCCTCTCGATTTCGGTGGACCCGCGCAATGACACGCCCGAGGTGCTCAAGAAGTACGCCGAGAAGTACAAGGCGAATCTGGACCGCTGGACCTTCCTGACCGGCGCGCCGGCTGACGTGGCGCAGCTCCTCAAAACCGGCTTCAAGGTGGCCACCGTCGAGGGTGTTTCGGAAGAGAACGTCGACAAGGTTGCCGACGGAGAAATCCTCCACGTGGAACACTTCGCCCTGGTCGATCACTTGGGCCGCGTGCGCGGCTACTACGCCCAGGATTCAGAGTCGCAGGCAAAGCTGAAGCGCGACCTGCGCCGCCTCCTGGCGGAGGTGGACTCGTGAGCCTTGCCGAAGTTCTGCCGCACGTAAATGCGACGCTCAATGCCACCTCCGGGGTTCTGCTGGTCAGCGGCGTGTGGGCCATTGCCGCCCGCAAGGACCGCGAGCTCCACAAGAAACTCATGGCCGCGGCGCTGGTCGTCTCCGCGGTGTTTCTGATTTCCTATCTCACGCGCATGTCGCTGACCGGCCCGACGAAGTTCGGCGGGACCGGGTGGCTCAAGACGACCTACCTGCTCATTCTGGGCACGCACTCAGTACTTGCCGCGCTGGTCGCACCGCTGGCGATCCGGCTTGTCTATCTTGCCGCAAAGGACCGGCTCGAAGAGCACAAGCGCATGGCCCGCTGGGTGTTTCCCGTCTGGCTCTATGTGTCGGTGACCGGCGTGGTCGTCTACTGGATGCTCTATCACCTGAAGGTCTAGCTGCCGCACTTCCCGGCGCCGCGACCCCTGCCTCATCCTGAATCGCTCAATGACCTAAAATGTGACGTGTCACACTCTGTCACATCTGTGCGTATATTAAACAAATAAATAACTTGCGGCGGGCGTGGGAACCCGCCGCTCGCATTTCGGGAAAGAAGGAGATTCATCCATGGCGACATCACTCGAAAAACATCTGGCGCGGGTCGGGCGGCTCTGGCAGCGCCTCGATCAGCCAAGAACCCGGCATCCCGAGGGGGATCGTCCGCAGCTCTCGCACCACGCGCGTGCGCAGGCGGCAATCGAGCGCACCGACGAGGTGGCCGGCACGCTGGCCTGGCTGAGAAAGCAGGGGCTGAGCGACCAGCAGATCCGCATCGTGCTCGCCGTCAGTGCCATGGAGGGCGAACGGGATTTTGCCCAGGTGGCCCGGCAACTGGGCATTTCGCGACAGGGGGTGCGCGATTCCTACCTGCGGGCCTGGCGAAAGATCTCCATCGTGCGGGCCGTGCAGGACGGCCTGCTCGAGTAGGTGCGTCTATGACAAAAGTGCTTACCACCTGGCAAACCATCGCGGAGTTTTTTGGCAAAAGCACGACGACGGTCAAGCGCTGGTCGCGTTCCTATCCCGACTTCCCGGTGCGCAAGGCCTTTGATGCACGCCGCGGGCAGGTCTGGACCACGCGCAGCGATCTGATCGCCTGGGCTTCCCGGCACGGCGTCCCCTATGTGGGCAGCGACGCCGCTACGCAACAGGAACTTCCGCACTCCAGCAACACGCAAATCACCTGATCCATCGTGATCGCAAACGTGCCCGCATTCGAAAGGAGATCGAATGCGGGCACGTTCCTGTACGCAGAACTGTTTTCGTGGCTTCACAAGCAACGCGACAAGGCGCGAGCGCAAGAAAACTTCAAAAAAGTGCAGAAAAAATGCGGTCCATTTCGGGTCATCTTGGTTCATCTCGGTCCATCGTGGACCATCATGGGTCATCTCGGTCCATGGGGGGATTGCGCGAAAACACGAAAAGGCGTAGACTCACTCTTGCTTGGAATTGCGCCCGGTGCTCACGCAGCCCCGGGCGTTTTCTTTTTCGGAAAGCAGACTCATCCGACACGAATCGACCACTGACGAAGCCGGCGCGCACACACGCCGGGCGGGCGCCCTTGTGCTTCATGCCCGTCAGGTCGAGTTCCTGCGGACGAAGAGGCGTTTTGCACTCTTCTGCGGCGGTGTGGGCTCGGGAAAGACCTTTACCGGCGCGGTGCGCTTTCTGATGCGTTCGGTCGCGAGTCCTGCTTCG comes from the Chrysiogenia bacterium genome and includes:
- a CDS encoding SCO family protein, whose protein sequence is MEDNKEAQEAQATSLITPLRVALVFGAILIVALGYLRMQEPPVEEMPVYFEIPQFTLTDQDSADFGRNSMEGKIWVADFIFSNCPAICPLLTAKFKALEQQTADWEGTKGAERIRFLSISVDPRNDTPEVLKKYAEKYKANLDRWTFLTGAPADVAQLLKTGFKVATVEGVSEENVDKVADGEILHVEHFALVDHLGRVRGYYAQDSESQAKLKRDLRRLLAEVDS
- the cyoE gene encoding heme o synthase — its product is MNSVDHEITAAPGRQVEGSLLDFVALAKPRILMMVLITTSGSFWLAAGGRDFERLLYTLVGFGLVVSGANALNMYIERDTDRLMTRTQGRPLPAGRLQPRMAMVFGLVMIGLGFPIVIALVNLVSALVIFVSLGLYVLVYTPLKRHSSFALLVGSIPGAAPPLVGWTAATGTLEIPGDLPGLILFAVLFLWQVPHFLAISLFRKDEYARAGLQLLPLEIDDESAKHQAIFYLLALVPVSLLLVTVGAAGMIYLAAALLGGLVFLGVGLLGLRKNAGEAWARQLFIVSLLYLTGIFGALVLDQIVGSRLAQLG
- a CDS encoding heme A synthase produces the protein MREFRFSLLTIVATFFLLIVGGLVHGTGSSLACPDWPTCYGTFFPEMKGGVFFEHSHRIVATLVGVLTITQAVLIWKTRRGELVAKLAIAAVGLVIFQGVLGGITVLYQLPTFVSSAHLATSMIFFSLTILIAFLLAPPVEDAGLAPTPPGLKKWVGAVTVFAYLQIVLGAVVRHTHAGLACIDIPLCNGAIFPEGAPGILIVHMTHRLVGVLVAVAVLALSGLVRARAGGNSVLLRVGGIVLPILVVLQVTLGFLSVSTSLQLHTVTAHLGGGALLLATLVSLYLFCRRYEPQSQTA
- a CDS encoding ATP-binding cassette domain-containing protein; translated protein: MTQSSSLLEVRDLVRSYGERRAVDGVSFSIGKAEVFGLLGPNGAGKSTTFHVLTGLLRPDSGVFLFEGAERSIKDRALRARVGVAFQKPSVDIKLTGRENLALGASLYAVPKAQARQRIEDALQRSGLAGRADEPVENYSGGMRRRLELARVLLSDPALVILDEPTQGLDQGAFRKFWEDLLKLRDERGLSILLTTHDPQEAEYCDRIAIMDHGKIIECDTPENLRQKVGGDVIVIEATDLPALATEIEKQFSVKPVVSELDLRFEHERAHELIPRLVEALPAGRLRSVAMHRPTLGDVFVKLTGRSLDVDTDAKEESAA
- a CDS encoding DUF420 domain-containing protein; the protein is MSLAEVLPHVNATLNATSGVLLVSGVWAIAARKDRELHKKLMAAALVVSAVFLISYLTRMSLTGPTKFGGTGWLKTTYLLILGTHSVLAALVAPLAIRLVYLAAKDRLEEHKRMARWVFPVWLYVSVTGVVVYWMLYHLKV
- a CDS encoding ABC transporter permease is translated as MSSEARQVEPVAAMSAPAEVSSLRYELATIGVLWSRDLRRFFRQRSRIAGALIQPLIFWFVIGSGLSGTFRLQGAEGLGYMEYFFPGIVVMVVLFSSIFTTMSVIEDRAEGFLQAVLAAPASRGALVLGKALGGTSISMVQVVLFLALCPLAGFKLGVVAWPYLIWMLFVTSMGLTGVGFFIAWWLKTTQGYHAVMSVLLLPAWIVSGAMFPLPENTGWLGLLMRFNPMSYSVDGLRHGLYGLDAAIPGATLGLSPMMELGLATLFAALALVASIWICNRSE